Proteins encoded within one genomic window of Streptomyces profundus:
- a CDS encoding ArsR/SmtB family transcription factor translates to MSALDTLADPTRRRIVELLATGELNAGAIAARFDSSRPAISQHLGILVEGGVLTVRRAGTQRIYRLNPAPLVEAGDWLSAQANRWAQALDALESALDQEEI, encoded by the coding sequence ATGTCAGCGCTTGACACCCTCGCCGATCCGACCAGGCGTCGGATCGTGGAGCTGCTCGCCACCGGCGAGTTGAACGCCGGCGCGATCGCGGCCCGGTTCGACAGCAGCCGTCCGGCGATCTCGCAGCATCTCGGCATCCTGGTCGAGGGGGGCGTGCTCACGGTGCGTCGCGCCGGAACCCAGCGGATCTACCGGCTCAACCCGGCTCCCCTGGTCGAGGCGGGCGACTGGCTCTCCGCTCAGGCGAACCGCTGGGCGCAGGCCCTCGACGCCCTGGAGTCCGCGCTCGACCAAGAAGAGATCTGA
- a CDS encoding SRPBCC domain-containing protein — MGERPPAGAGTLGVGANGAFHIRFDRLLRHHPSRVWEALTTPAKLAVWLPGCSIDPRVGGEARFDFGDEGAATGTVLTLRPPTADGGAGELTHSWRWEGLPTSVVTWWVEPAAEGTRLLLDHRELIREPATDFAIGWHLILDALTGCCDGAPPDDAWGGAESLAAHYAGLI; from the coding sequence ATGGGTGAACGACCGCCGGCGGGAGCCGGAACACTGGGCGTCGGCGCGAACGGCGCCTTCCACATCCGCTTCGACCGGCTGCTCCGACACCACCCCAGCAGAGTCTGGGAAGCGCTGACCACACCGGCCAAGTTGGCCGTCTGGCTGCCGGGCTGTTCGATAGACCCGCGGGTCGGCGGGGAGGCGCGCTTCGACTTCGGCGACGAGGGGGCGGCGACCGGCACCGTACTCACGCTGCGTCCTCCCACCGCCGACGGGGGCGCCGGCGAGTTGACACACAGCTGGCGCTGGGAGGGACTGCCGACCTCCGTCGTCACCTGGTGGGTGGAGCCGGCCGCCGAGGGTACCCGACTGCTCCTCGATCACCGGGAGTTGATCCGCGAACCGGCGACGGACTTCGCGATCGGCTGGCATCTGATCCTCGACGCGCTGACCGGCTGCTGCGACGGGGCGCCGCCGGACGACGCGTGGGGCGGGGCGGAGTCACTCGCCGCGCACTACGCCGGCCTCATCTGA
- a CDS encoding tyrosine-protein phosphatase: MDRHIPFARLHNFRDMGGYSTKSGEKIRSRLLFRSDSLSKLQGADLDRFLGLGIGTVIDLRYPWEISAKGRVPEHPSFVYHNLSVEHRPYDQASLGPEIETGPYLAERYGEVAKDGVAELRAAIELIATSEGPVAFHCASGKDRTGLLAALILDLLAVPERTIVEDFALTRLATPHLLADWLADHPGQRPSWPGYGTAPTEVMTLFLAGLRERHGSVHQYLSHHVGVDADLTAQLRRKLLEPVT, encoded by the coding sequence GTGGACAGACATATACCATTCGCACGACTGCACAACTTCCGCGATATGGGCGGCTACTCGACGAAAAGCGGGGAAAAGATCCGCAGCCGGCTGCTTTTTCGGTCGGATTCTCTCAGCAAACTCCAGGGCGCGGATCTGGACCGCTTTCTGGGGCTCGGCATCGGAACGGTGATCGACCTGAGGTACCCATGGGAGATCTCCGCCAAGGGCCGGGTGCCCGAACACCCTTCGTTCGTCTACCACAACCTCAGCGTCGAGCACCGCCCCTATGACCAGGCGAGCCTCGGCCCCGAGATCGAAACGGGACCGTACCTCGCGGAGAGGTACGGGGAGGTCGCCAAGGACGGAGTGGCCGAACTGCGCGCGGCCATCGAGCTGATCGCCACCAGCGAAGGGCCCGTGGCGTTCCACTGCGCGTCCGGGAAGGACCGCACGGGCCTGCTGGCCGCGCTGATCCTCGACCTGCTGGCGGTGCCAGAGCGGACCATCGTCGAGGACTTCGCCCTCACCCGGCTGGCCACCCCGCACCTGCTCGCCGACTGGCTCGCCGACCACCCGGGACAGCGCCCGAGCTGGCCCGGCTACGGAACCGCTCCGACCGAGGTGATGACGCTGTTCCTGGCGGGACTAAGAGAACGACACGGTTCCGTACACCAATACCTGTCGCACCACGTGGGCGTTGACGCTGACCTCACCGCTCAGCTGCGCCGGAAGCTGCTCGAACCCGTCACGTGA
- a CDS encoding VOC family protein — MTIRRAMPILHSEATPENREFYRTLGFEEAMDHGWITTFASPSAPAVQVSFLTSDKTAPVPPDLSVEVDDVDAVHAAVLASGAEIVHPLRDEEWGVRRFFVRDPDGRVINVLSHR, encoded by the coding sequence ATGACCATTCGTCGTGCCATGCCGATCCTCCACTCGGAAGCGACCCCGGAGAACCGGGAGTTCTATCGCACGCTGGGCTTCGAGGAGGCGATGGACCACGGCTGGATCACGACGTTCGCCTCGCCGTCCGCCCCGGCGGTCCAGGTCAGCTTCCTGACCAGCGACAAGACCGCACCGGTTCCGCCGGACCTGAGCGTGGAGGTGGATGACGTGGACGCGGTCCACGCGGCGGTCCTGGCCAGCGGTGCGGAGATCGTGCATCCCCTGCGGGACGAGGAGTGGGGCGTGCGACGGTTCTTCGTCCGCGACCCCGACGGCCGGGTGATCAACGTGCTGAGCCACCGCTGA
- a CDS encoding glycoside hydrolase family 9 protein, translated as MLGVALGAGLIAGAVTLPSAGAADGPELIVNGDFADGTTAPWWWTGNTEGQVVDGQLCADMPGGTVNPWDAIIGQDDLPLTAGETYELTYTATSTVPITSRTAVQQAEEPYATELSVVDTITDEPEPITHVFNVGTDNDAAQLVFQVGGRAEPFTLCLDDISLTGGAEPPVYEPDTGSPVRVNQVGYLPDAPKRGTYVTESTTALTYTVHDAAGAEVATGTTTPLGVDPSSDQNVHRFDFDEVTEPGDGYTVTIEEETSEPFAIGDDLYSTLRTDALAYYYHNRSGIEIEAEYVGEEYAREAGHLNVAPNQGDDGVTCWQNECDYTLDAAGGWYDAGDHGKYVVNGGISVAQLLSSYERTLTTEGADGAPLGDGELAIPEQGNGVPDILDEARWQLEFLLSMRVPEGEELAGLAHHKLHDARWTALPTLPHRDDQPRELHPPSTAATLNVAAAAAQGARLFAEYDADFADELLAAAESSYAAALAHPDLLADPNDGVGGGAYSDANVVDEFYWAAAELFVTTGEDAYLDAVLGSELHGDTEAVFPSGGFSWADTAALGGLSLATVPNELSADELSAIRASVAEAADALVAITDAEAYGVPLTVDNYVWGSNSQVLNNMVVLATAHDLTGDDTYRDAVLSGLDYLLGHNPLNLSYVTGYGERDAHNQHHRFWANQLDPSLPNPAPGSVAGGPNSELQDPVAEDKLQGCAPAMCYIDDIESYATNEITINWNAPLSWIASYTDDLGAGSTE; from the coding sequence CTGCTCGGCGTCGCCCTGGGCGCCGGCCTGATAGCCGGGGCCGTCACTCTGCCCAGCGCCGGCGCCGCCGACGGTCCCGAGCTGATCGTCAACGGCGACTTCGCCGACGGCACCACCGCCCCCTGGTGGTGGACCGGCAACACCGAGGGCCAGGTGGTCGACGGCCAGCTCTGCGCCGACATGCCCGGGGGCACCGTCAACCCCTGGGACGCCATCATCGGCCAGGACGACCTGCCGTTGACCGCCGGCGAGACCTATGAGCTGACCTACACCGCCACCTCGACCGTGCCGATCACCAGCCGCACCGCCGTGCAACAGGCCGAGGAGCCGTACGCCACCGAGCTGTCCGTGGTCGACACGATCACGGACGAGCCCGAGCCCATCACGCACGTCTTCAACGTCGGTACCGACAACGACGCCGCGCAGTTGGTGTTCCAGGTGGGTGGCAGGGCCGAGCCGTTCACCCTCTGCCTGGACGACATCTCGCTGACCGGTGGCGCGGAACCGCCGGTCTACGAGCCGGACACGGGCTCCCCGGTGCGGGTCAACCAGGTCGGCTATCTGCCGGACGCGCCCAAGCGGGGCACGTATGTGACCGAGTCCACCACCGCGCTCACCTATACGGTGCACGACGCCGCCGGCGCCGAGGTGGCGACCGGGACGACCACCCCGCTCGGCGTGGACCCGTCGTCCGACCAGAACGTGCACCGTTTCGACTTCGACGAGGTCACCGAGCCGGGCGACGGCTACACGGTCACCATCGAGGAGGAGACCAGCGAGCCGTTCGCGATCGGTGACGACCTCTACTCCACGCTGCGGACCGACGCGCTGGCGTACTACTACCACAACCGCAGCGGCATCGAGATCGAGGCCGAGTACGTGGGCGAGGAGTACGCGCGGGAGGCCGGGCACCTCAATGTCGCGCCCAACCAGGGCGACGACGGCGTGACCTGCTGGCAGAACGAGTGCGACTACACCCTGGACGCGGCCGGCGGCTGGTACGACGCGGGTGACCACGGCAAGTACGTGGTCAACGGCGGCATCTCGGTGGCGCAGCTGCTGTCGTCCTACGAGCGGACGTTGACCACCGAGGGCGCCGACGGCGCGCCGCTGGGCGACGGGGAGCTGGCCATTCCCGAGCAGGGCAACGGGGTGCCGGACATCCTGGACGAGGCGCGTTGGCAGCTGGAGTTCCTGCTGTCCATGCGGGTTCCGGAGGGCGAGGAGCTCGCCGGTCTGGCGCACCACAAGCTGCACGACGCGCGGTGGACCGCGCTGCCGACGCTGCCGCACCGGGACGACCAGCCGCGTGAGCTGCACCCGCCGTCCACCGCCGCGACGTTGAACGTGGCCGCGGCGGCGGCGCAGGGCGCCCGGCTGTTCGCCGAGTACGACGCGGACTTCGCCGACGAGCTGCTGGCGGCGGCCGAGTCCTCCTACGCGGCGGCGCTGGCCCACCCGGACCTGCTGGCGGACCCGAACGACGGGGTCGGCGGCGGTGCCTACAGCGACGCGAACGTGGTCGACGAGTTCTACTGGGCCGCGGCGGAGCTGTTCGTCACGACCGGCGAGGACGCCTACCTGGACGCGGTGTTGGGCTCGGAGCTGCACGGCGACACCGAGGCGGTGTTCCCGAGCGGCGGGTTCTCCTGGGCGGACACGGCGGCGCTCGGCGGCCTCTCGCTGGCCACGGTGCCCAACGAGCTGTCGGCGGACGAGCTGTCGGCGATCCGTGCCTCGGTGGCCGAGGCGGCCGACGCGCTGGTGGCGATCACGGACGCCGAGGCGTACGGGGTGCCGTTGACGGTCGACAACTACGTCTGGGGTTCCAACTCCCAGGTGTTGAACAACATGGTGGTGTTGGCCACGGCGCACGACCTCACCGGTGACGACACGTACCGGGACGCGGTGCTCAGCGGCCTGGACTACCTGCTGGGTCACAACCCGCTGAACCTGTCGTACGTGACCGGTTACGGCGAGCGTGACGCCCACAACCAGCACCACAGGTTCTGGGCGAACCAGCTGGACCCGAGCCTGCCGAACCCGGCGCCCGGTTCGGTGGCCGGTGGTCCCAACAGCGAGTTGCAGGACCCGGTGGCCGAGGACAAGCTCCAGGGTTGCGCGCCGGCGATGTGCTACATCGACGACATCGAGTCGTACGCGACCAACGAGATCACCATCAACTGGAACGCCCCGCTGTCCTGGATCGCGTCGTACACCGACGACCTGGGTGCGGGCTCGACCGAGTAG
- a CDS encoding DsbA family protein, with protein MLLGLVAVAVVLFLIMGAVAGLLGSDGGDDGDGQPGGGDPAAIQPLPEGHPALELARRDADDPLALGEADAPVVMIEYSDFQCAFCGMHARGTHVELIDEYVEQGLLRIEFRNFPINGPESDAAARAAWAAGRQGRFWEFYEAAFAEDAHMDSGKFGEEGLRALAEEAGVPDVESLLTEMESEEAGEAVGRDAEEAMDLGIVSPPSFLLNGHPLPGARPVEEFRDTIDQLLAAADE; from the coding sequence ATGCTGCTGGGTCTGGTCGCGGTGGCCGTGGTGCTGTTTCTGATCATGGGTGCTGTCGCCGGGCTGCTCGGCAGCGATGGCGGGGACGACGGGGACGGTCAGCCGGGGGGTGGCGATCCGGCGGCGATCCAGCCGTTGCCCGAGGGGCATCCGGCGCTGGAGCTGGCGCGCAGGGACGCGGACGACCCGCTGGCGCTCGGGGAGGCGGACGCGCCGGTGGTGATGATCGAGTACTCGGACTTCCAGTGCGCGTTCTGTGGGATGCACGCCCGGGGGACGCATGTCGAGTTGATCGACGAGTATGTCGAGCAGGGGTTGTTGCGGATCGAGTTCCGGAACTTCCCGATCAACGGCCCCGAGTCGGACGCGGCGGCGCGGGCGGCCTGGGCGGCGGGGCGGCAGGGGCGGTTCTGGGAGTTCTACGAGGCGGCGTTCGCGGAGGACGCCCATATGGACAGCGGCAAGTTCGGCGAGGAGGGGCTGCGCGCGCTCGCCGAGGAGGCGGGGGTGCCGGATGTGGAGTCGCTGCTGACGGAGATGGAGTCGGAGGAGGCCGGCGAGGCGGTGGGCCGGGACGCGGAGGAGGCGATGGATCTGGGGATCGTCTCGCCGCCGTCGTTCCTGTTGAACGGGCATCCGCTGCCGGGCGCGCGGCCGGTGGAGGAGTTCCGCGACACCATCGACCAGCTGTTGGCGGCGGCCGACGAGTAG
- a CDS encoding C40 family peptidase codes for MAEHRKRRWRRPTYRKPWSSGGRPAIRVAASLTLAGAATAGALETPALAEPEPTLAEVEERVDALHREAAEATEAFNAATETAEEAEEDLAELSDRATRRTEELNAARDSLGTQASASYRAGGLPAGLALALASDPDEYLRRAAVLDRVGDRQARTVADIGAKLLAVEQLRDEADRRAETLDEARLEADRQRETIEERLAEAEELLATRTAEERERLLAEGAEDGERARAARDEVRPAASAEATSVRGATAVAFAMAQLGKPYGWGSTGPDSFDCSGLTQSAWSSAGVSLPRTSYSQATAGVRVSRAQLAPGDLVFYYADNSHVAMYIGGGQIVHAARSGTPVRLADVDSMPFNGATRPV; via the coding sequence ATGGCCGAGCATCGAAAGCGCCGCTGGCGGCGCCCCACCTACCGAAAACCCTGGTCGTCCGGTGGCAGGCCCGCGATCCGGGTCGCCGCCAGTCTGACGCTGGCGGGCGCCGCCACCGCCGGCGCGTTGGAGACCCCGGCCCTGGCCGAGCCCGAGCCGACGCTGGCCGAGGTCGAGGAGCGGGTCGACGCGCTGCACCGCGAGGCCGCCGAGGCGACCGAGGCGTTCAACGCGGCCACGGAGACGGCCGAGGAGGCCGAGGAGGATCTCGCGGAGCTCTCCGATCGGGCGACCCGGCGCACCGAGGAGTTGAACGCCGCCCGCGACTCGCTGGGCACGCAGGCCAGCGCGAGCTATCGCGCTGGCGGGCTGCCGGCCGGGCTCGCCCTGGCCCTCGCGAGCGACCCGGACGAGTATCTGCGCCGCGCCGCCGTGTTGGACCGCGTCGGCGACCGGCAGGCGCGGACGGTGGCGGACATCGGCGCCAAGCTGCTCGCCGTCGAGCAGCTGCGGGACGAGGCGGATCGGCGGGCCGAGACGCTGGACGAGGCGCGTCTTGAGGCCGACCGCCAGCGGGAGACCATCGAGGAACGGCTGGCCGAGGCCGAGGAGTTGCTGGCCACCCGCACCGCCGAGGAGCGCGAGCGGCTGCTGGCCGAGGGCGCCGAGGACGGCGAGCGGGCTCGGGCGGCGCGGGACGAGGTGCGGCCGGCCGCTTCGGCCGAGGCGACCAGCGTCCGGGGCGCGACGGCGGTGGCGTTCGCCATGGCCCAGTTGGGCAAGCCGTACGGCTGGGGTTCGACGGGTCCTGACTCCTTCGACTGCTCGGGGCTCACCCAGTCCGCCTGGTCCTCGGCCGGCGTCTCCCTGCCGCGTACCAGCTACAGCCAGGCGACGGCGGGCGTCCGGGTCTCCCGTGCCCAGCTCGCTCCCGGGGATCTGGTGTTCTACTACGCGGACAACAGCCATGTGGCGATGTACATCGGGGGTGGGCAGATCGTGCACGCCGCCAGGTCGGGAACGCCGGTGCGGCTGGCGGATGTTGACTCGATGCCCTTCAACGGGGCGACCCGGCCCGTCTGA
- a CDS encoding DoxX family membrane protein translates to MLPLRLFLGFTFLYAGIDKYVDGGPFSSVMNTDTMEGMMLASRDAAAVPWLVDRALDAPGLVGHGVAVAEIVVGVAVLVGLRTRWAAAVGALLALSFWLTISWSADPYYFGADLPLLFGFVTLVLGGGGPYSADGLLRGRPWFLPNRSRKLFG, encoded by the coding sequence ATGCTGCCGCTCCGTCTCTTCCTCGGATTCACCTTCCTCTACGCGGGGATCGACAAGTACGTCGACGGTGGCCCGTTCAGTTCGGTGATGAACACGGACACCATGGAGGGGATGATGCTGGCGTCGCGGGACGCCGCGGCCGTGCCCTGGCTGGTCGACCGGGCGTTGGACGCGCCAGGGCTGGTGGGACACGGGGTCGCCGTGGCCGAGATCGTGGTGGGCGTCGCCGTGTTGGTGGGGCTGCGCACCCGGTGGGCGGCGGCGGTGGGCGCGTTGCTGGCGCTGTCGTTCTGGCTGACGATCTCCTGGTCCGCCGACCCGTACTACTTCGGCGCCGATCTGCCGCTGCTGTTCGGCTTCGTCACGCTGGTCCTGGGCGGCGGCGGGCCCTACTCGGCGGACGGGTTGCTGCGCGGCCGGCCGTGGTTCCTGCCCAACCGGAGCCGCAAGCTGTTCGGTTGA
- a CDS encoding PspC domain-containing protein, with protein sequence MTDEYRASGGATRTSPAAATPAAHAERQLRRSRKHKMIGGVCGGFGRYYQLDPVIFRVPLVVLSVIGGLGLVVYGIAWLLVPFEGEEENEGRRLLSGRVEGPGLTALLFNVAGCGLLLASLGSGGFRTWFSLQVFAALAGAAYWSRYRRGADLAGAEGAPAHPTAAHAVAEAPPEAQAPPAPAGPSWWRGSAAPAGTGYLWGPADAPPGSYAPRGGPAPPVPPGAGRPPVPPAEPRELRLGGLVFLLAVFAFGIGLAASWTSQPLGAALVIGLSAALAVFAFGLVFSAFVGRVGVGTITSVLLTGALLAGASLLPDNITTSWEDREWRPAHAGAVREDYALGSGMATLDLTGVDIAAGEPLVTAVEAGAGQVTVLVPYDADVTVEVEMGAGAFTYQVRGAGDTDRDSWGGLGQERTLRYLSPADQPDDPEIELRLEMGIGHLVVERADATAATAPPDATEPPDAPDAPDATEPPDAPDATEPPDATDATEEEPTP encoded by the coding sequence ATGACCGACGAGTACAGGGCGTCGGGGGGCGCCACGCGGACGTCCCCCGCGGCGGCCACCCCGGCGGCGCACGCCGAGCGACAGCTGCGCCGGAGTCGCAAGCACAAGATGATCGGCGGCGTGTGCGGCGGGTTCGGCCGCTACTACCAGCTGGACCCGGTGATCTTCCGGGTGCCGCTGGTGGTGCTCTCGGTGATCGGCGGGCTCGGCCTGGTGGTCTACGGCATCGCCTGGCTCCTCGTCCCGTTCGAGGGCGAGGAGGAGAACGAGGGCCGTCGGCTGCTCTCGGGCCGGGTGGAGGGCCCCGGGCTCACCGCGCTGCTGTTCAACGTGGCCGGCTGCGGTCTGCTGCTGGCGTCCCTGGGCAGCGGCGGGTTCCGCACCTGGTTCTCCCTCCAGGTGTTCGCCGCGCTGGCCGGCGCCGCCTACTGGTCCCGTTACCGGCGCGGCGCCGACCTCGCCGGCGCCGAGGGCGCGCCGGCGCATCCGACGGCGGCGCACGCCGTGGCGGAGGCGCCCCCCGAGGCGCAGGCGCCGCCCGCGCCCGCGGGCCCCTCCTGGTGGCGGGGCTCCGCCGCCCCCGCCGGCACCGGCTACCTCTGGGGACCGGCCGACGCGCCCCCCGGCTCCTACGCGCCGCGCGGCGGCCCCGCGCCGCCGGTCCCGCCGGGGGCGGGACGGCCGCCCGTGCCGCCGGCCGAACCACGGGAGCTGCGGCTCGGCGGGCTGGTCTTCCTGCTGGCGGTGTTCGCCTTCGGCATCGGCCTCGCCGCCTCCTGGACCAGCCAACCCCTGGGCGCGGCCCTGGTCATCGGGCTGTCGGCGGCGCTCGCCGTCTTCGCCTTCGGGTTGGTGTTCAGCGCCTTCGTCGGCCGGGTCGGCGTGGGCACCATCACCTCGGTGCTGCTCACCGGGGCGCTGCTTGCCGGCGCCTCGTTGCTGCCCGACAACATCACCACCAGCTGGGAGGACCGCGAGTGGCGCCCGGCGCACGCCGGCGCGGTCCGCGAGGACTACGCGCTGGGCAGCGGCATGGCCACGCTGGACCTGACGGGCGTCGACATCGCGGCGGGCGAGCCGCTCGTCACCGCGGTGGAGGCCGGCGCCGGGCAGGTCACCGTGCTGGTCCCGTACGACGCCGATGTCACCGTCGAGGTGGAGATGGGCGCCGGCGCCTTCACCTACCAGGTGCGTGGCGCTGGCGACACCGACCGGGACTCCTGGGGCGGCCTCGGCCAGGAACGCACCCTGCGGTATCTGTCGCCGGCCGACCAACCCGACGACCCCGAGATCGAGTTGCGTCTTGAGATGGGCATCGGCCATCTCGTGGTCGAACGGGCGGACGCCACAGCGGCCACGGCTCCCCCGGACGCCACCGAACCCCCGGACGCACCGGACGCCCCGGACGCCACGGAACCTCCGGACGCCCCGGACGCCACGGAACCTCCGGACGCCACGGACGCCACGGAAGAGGAGCCGACCCCATGA
- a CDS encoding ATP-binding protein, whose product MTMATPYGSAVDEPPVRKLYRSADGRWLGGVAQGLAGHLGVPVSWVRVILLVLFSSNGLGVLLYGIFWFVVPLGAPQTTPVAPARREFRLRRPDKQSLIAVLVVAVAMFALVTSVQYPISGTYLWPMMIIGVGAAVVWRQVDNSRRAAWAAATRGSRWLPLLRAAAGAVLVGMGIATFVLGQNAAATESLGVALQSAVAVLVGIALLAGPYLVRIVQDLSEERTMRIRAQERAEVAAHVHDSVLHTLTLIQRNAENGREVARLARAQERELRAWLYKSAESERGATVEEDEQPKTFAEAVRATAAEVEDHHGVQIEVVCVGDCPLDEPLGAALQAAREAMVNAAKYGGEGGPIRVFGEVEGRTVFVSVRDRGPGFDPDTVPADRMGVRESIVGRMRRNGGSARVRSTPGEGTEVELTMERSE is encoded by the coding sequence ATGACGATGGCCACGCCCTACGGCAGCGCCGTGGACGAGCCACCGGTGCGCAAGCTCTACCGCAGCGCGGACGGACGCTGGTTGGGTGGCGTCGCGCAGGGGTTGGCCGGGCACCTCGGTGTCCCGGTCTCCTGGGTGCGGGTGATCCTGCTGGTGCTGTTCTCGTCCAACGGGCTCGGCGTGCTGCTGTATGGCATCTTCTGGTTCGTGGTGCCGCTGGGCGCGCCACAGACGACGCCGGTCGCGCCGGCCCGCCGCGAGTTCCGGCTGCGGCGCCCGGACAAACAGTCGCTGATCGCCGTCCTGGTGGTGGCGGTCGCGATGTTCGCGCTGGTCACCAGCGTGCAGTATCCGATCTCCGGCACCTATCTCTGGCCGATGATGATCATCGGCGTCGGCGCCGCCGTCGTCTGGCGGCAGGTCGACAACTCGCGCCGCGCCGCGTGGGCGGCGGCCACCCGGGGCAGCCGCTGGCTGCCGCTGCTGCGCGCCGCCGCCGGCGCGGTGCTGGTCGGGATGGGTATCGCGACCTTCGTGCTGGGGCAGAACGCGGCGGCCACCGAGAGCCTGGGCGTCGCGCTACAGTCCGCCGTCGCCGTGCTGGTGGGGATCGCGCTGCTCGCCGGCCCCTATCTGGTGCGGATCGTGCAGGACCTCTCCGAGGAGCGCACCATGCGCATCCGCGCCCAGGAGCGCGCCGAGGTCGCCGCGCATGTCCATGACTCGGTGCTGCACACGCTGACGTTGATCCAGCGCAACGCGGAGAACGGCCGGGAGGTGGCGCGGCTGGCGCGGGCGCAGGAGCGGGAGCTGCGCGCCTGGCTGTACAAGTCGGCGGAGAGCGAGCGCGGCGCGACCGTGGAGGAGGACGAGCAGCCGAAGACGTTCGCCGAGGCGGTGCGCGCCACGGCCGCCGAGGTCGAGGACCACCACGGGGTGCAGATCGAGGTGGTCTGCGTGGGTGACTGCCCGTTGGACGAGCCGCTGGGCGCGGCCCTCCAGGCGGCGCGCGAGGCCATGGTGAACGCGGCCAAGTACGGTGGGGAGGGTGGGCCCATCCGGGTGTTCGGCGAGGTGGAGGGCCGCACCGTCTTCGTGTCGGTGCGGGACCGAGGCCCGGGGTTCGATCCGGACACGGTGCCCGCGGACCGCATGGGCGTGCGGGAGTCCATCGTGGGCCGGATGCGGCGCAACGGCGGGAGCGCCCGGGTCCGGTCCACACCAGGCGAGGGCACAGAGGTGGAGCTGACGATGGAGCGATCCGAATGA
- a CDS encoding LuxR C-terminal-related transcriptional regulator, with product MSPTGETQHPASDPAKGPASGARRARVVLVDDHRMFRAGVQAEIGRTDETGIEVVGEAGDVDQAVSVIKAARPDVVLLDVHLPGGGGVEVLRRSAELMSTAQDPVRFLALSVSDAAEDVIGVIRGGARGYVTKTITGTDLVDAIFQVADGDAVFSPRLAGFVLDAFASSEAPPVDEDMDRLTQREREVLRLIARGYAYKEVGKELFISVKTVESHVSAVLRKLQLSNRHELTRWATARRLV from the coding sequence ATGAGTCCGACCGGCGAGACGCAACATCCGGCGAGCGATCCGGCGAAGGGTCCGGCGAGCGGGGCGCGCAGGGCCCGGGTGGTCCTGGTGGACGACCACCGCATGTTCCGTGCCGGGGTGCAGGCCGAGATCGGCCGCACCGACGAGACCGGCATCGAGGTGGTCGGCGAGGCCGGCGACGTGGACCAGGCGGTCAGCGTGATCAAGGCGGCCAGGCCCGACGTGGTGCTGTTGGACGTGCACCTGCCGGGCGGCGGCGGTGTGGAGGTGCTGCGGCGCAGCGCCGAGCTGATGTCGACGGCGCAGGACCCGGTGCGGTTCCTGGCCCTCTCCGTCTCGGACGCGGCGGAGGACGTCATCGGCGTGATCCGGGGCGGCGCGCGCGGCTATGTCACCAAGACCATCACGGGCACCGATCTGGTGGACGCGATCTTCCAGGTGGCGGACGGCGACGCGGTCTTCTCACCGAGGCTGGCCGGGTTCGTGCTGGACGCGTTCGCGTCCTCCGAGGCGCCGCCGGTCGACGAGGACATGGACCGGCTGACGCAGCGCGAACGTGAGGTGCTGCGGCTGATCGCGCGCGGCTACGCGTACAAGGAGGTCGGCAAGGAGCTGTTCATCTCGGTGAAGACGGTGGAGAGCCATGTCTCCGCCGTGCTCCGCAAGCTCCAGCTCTCCAACCGCCACGAGCTCACCCGCTGGGCGACCGCCCGCCGGCTGGTCTGA
- a CDS encoding potassium channel family protein: MAKTGSVFGFLVLAAALTTAGREAWRHPSFRGATLSLLLVLATGTVFYTLHEGWSVLEALYFSVTTGLTIGYGDLAPSTTLSRVFTMLYALSAISLFAMFGGLLTKIGLAYHRRRHPPPP, from the coding sequence GTGGCGAAGACTGGGTCGGTGTTCGGCTTTCTGGTGCTCGCCGCCGCGCTGACGACGGCGGGGCGTGAGGCGTGGCGGCATCCCTCGTTCCGCGGTGCCACCCTGTCCCTGCTGCTGGTCCTGGCCACCGGCACGGTCTTCTACACCCTGCACGAGGGCTGGTCGGTGCTTGAGGCGCTGTACTTCTCGGTGACCACGGGCCTGACGATCGGCTATGGCGACCTGGCGCCGAGCACCACGCTGTCCCGGGTCTTCACCATGCTGTACGCGCTCAGCGCGATCAGTCTCTTCGCCATGTTCGGCGGTCTGCTGACCAAGATCGGCCTGGCGTACCACCGCCGCCGCCACCCGCCTCCCCCGTAG